The genomic interval CCGGCCTCGGCCTCGACCCCGCCGACGGGTCGATCCCGTCGTCGTTCTCGCCCTACGACCACGTGCTCGACGCGGCCGTCACCCTCGGCGTCGTGCCCGCCGCCGACTACCACGTCGCCGCGCGCGGCGACGGCACCCGCCCGCCGCTCGAGCTCACCAAGTGGTTCGACACCAACTACCACTACCTCGTGCCGCAGATCGGCCCCCACACCCCGCTCGCCTTCGCCGACGACGCCCCCGTGCGCTGGTTCGCCGAGGCCGCCCACCCCGACGACGGCGGCCTGCCCGTGGTCACCCGCCCCGTCGTCGTCGGCCCCGTCACGTTCCTGCTGCTCGCCAAGGCCGCCGCGGACGCACCCGCCGCCTTCCACCCCCTGGACCGGCTCGACGACGCCGTCGCCGCCTACGCCGGCCTGCTCGCCGCGCTCGGCGCCACCGGCGCCCCCTGGGTGCAGCTCGACGAGCCCGCGCTCGTCGCCGACACCGTCACCGGGCACCTGCCCGCCGGAGCCCTCGCCGACGCCGTCGCCCGCGCCTACGGCGCCCTGACCGCCGTCCCCGGTCGCCCTGCCATCCTCGTGACCGCCCCCTACGGCGACCTGCGCGGCACCACGGGCGACCACCTCGCCCCGCTCGCCGCCACCGACGTCGAGGCGATCGCCCTCGACCTCGTGCGCGGAACCGCCCCCGCCGGCCCCGTCCCCGGGCTCGCCGGCAAGACCCTCGTGGCCGGGCTCGTCGACGGGCACAACGTGTGGCGCACCGACCTGGCGCGACGGCTCACCCAGGCCACCGCGCTCGGCGCCGCCACCGGGGCCGGAGCCGTCGCCGTCGCCACCTCCACCTCCCTGCTGCACGTGCCCCACGACGCCGACGACGAGACGTGGGACGCCACCCACGGCCGCGACCCACGCCTGCGCGACTGGGTCGCCTTCGCCGACCAGAAGGTCACCGAGGTCACCACCCTCGCCCGCGGCCTCGCCCACGGCCCCGACGCCGTCGCCGACCAGGTCGCCGCCGCCACCGCCGCGCTCGCCGACCGCGCCCGCGCCGCCGGCGTCGTCGTGCCCGCCGTGCGCGCCCGCGTCGCCGCCCTGCGCCCCGCCGACCAGACCCGCGCGCCCTACCCCGAGCGGGCCGCCGCCCAGGCCCGGCGCCTGCGCCTGCCGCTGCTGCCCACCACCACCATCGGCTCCTTCCCCCAGACCCGCGAGATCCGCGCCGCCCGCGCCGCCTGGACCCGCGGCGACATCGACGACGCCGCCTACCAGTCCGCCATGCGCGAGGAGATCGCCCGCGTCGTCACCCTCCAGGAAGACCTCGGCCTCGACGTCCTGGTGCACGGCGAACCCGAGCGCAACGACATGGTGCAGTACTTCGCCGAACAGCTCGACGGGTTCGCCGTCACCGCCCACGGCTGGGTGCAGTCCTACGGCTCACGCTGCGTGCGCCCACCCCTGCTGTGGGGCGACGTCACCCGCCCCGCACCCCTGACCGTCGCATGGACCAGCTACGCCCAGTCCCTCACCAGCAAACCCGTCAAGGGCATGCTCACCGGCCCCGTCACCATCCTGGCCTGGTCGTTCGTCCGCGACGACCAGCCCCTGACCGACACCGCCGCCCAGGTCGCCCTCGCCCTGCGCGACGAGGTCACCGACCTGCAGGCAGCCGGCACCGCCGTCGTCCAGGTCGACGAACCCGCCCTGCGCGAGCTGCTGCCCCTGCGCCGCGAGCACCAGCACGCCTACCTCGACTGGGCCGTGCGCGCCTTCCGCCTCGCCACCGCGGGCGCGGACACCGCCACCCAGATCCACACCCACCTGTGCTACTCGGAGTTCGGGGACGTCATCGACGCCATCGACCGCCTCGACGCCGACGTCACCTCCGTCGAGGCCGCCCGCTCCCGCATGGAGATCGTGCCCCAGCTCGACCGCGCCGGGTACGGGCGAGGCATCGGACCGGGCGTGTACGACATCCACTCACCCCGCGTCCCGTCCGCCGGCGAGCTCACCGAGCTGCTGACGCTCGCGGCGACGTCGATCGACCCGGCGCTGGTGTGGGTCAACCCGGACTGCGGTCTCAAGACGCGCGGCTACGCCGAGACGACGCAGTCGCTGCGCCACCTGGTGGCGGCGGCCCGAGCGGTCCGCTCCACGCTCGCCGGGTCGGGCAGGTGAGCGTGCGGCCGGTCACGCCCGCGCGGGCGTGACCGGCCGCTACGCCCGGTCGGCGGTCGCCCGGCGGCGCACCGCCAGGGCCGCCGTCGGGAAGGTCAGCATCGACACCATGCCCGCCCCGACCATGGCCGAGCCGAGGACGCTGCTCAGGACGCCCGAGGACACGGCGATGTCGACGACGGCGACGATGACGGCCAGGCCCACCGACGTCCAGAACATCGCGGCGACCCGGTCCCGGGCGGGGGCCCGCCACGGCAGGACGAACGAGCCGGGCAGGCCGCGCGCCACGAACATCACCACGAGGAAGACGGGCACGAGCGCGAGCGCGAGGGGCTGGGCGAGCAGGCCGCGCAGGTCGAAGGCCACTCCCGTGGAGACGAAGAACAGCGGGGTGAGGAACCCGAACGCCAGGCCCTGGAACTTGCGTTCGGTCAGCTCGCGGTCGACGGGGTCGACGTTGCTCACGAGCTGACGCACGAGCACGCCCGCCGCGAACGCGCCGACGAGCATGTCGAGGTCGAAGACGTCGACGCTCACGGCCGTCAGGAGCGCGACCGCGAACACCACCAGGCGCACCGCGAAGTGCCCCGAGGTGTGCATGGTGGCCGTCACGAGGCGGCGCGCCGCCGCGGGCAGCCCGCGCGAGGCGATCCGCAGCGAGACCAGCACGAGCCCGGTGAACAGGGCCAGGGCGAGCACCGACCACCACACGTGGCGGCCACCGAACACCACCGACAGGGCCAGCAGGGGGGCGAGCTGCCCGACCGTCCCGGCCGCGATCATCGCGCGGCCGAACGGGGTGGTCAGCTCCCCGGCGTCGCGCATCGAGGGCATGGCGGTGCTCAGCGCCGTGGACGTCAGCGCGATGCCGGCGAACACCCCGGCGGTGACCAGCGACGAGCCGCCGTCGCCGCGCACCTGCAGGCCGCCGGCGTCGGCGGCGACGACGACGCCGATCCCGGCGAGCACCGCCAGCACGAGCGACAGCACCCAGCCCGCCGACGCCCACCGGAGCTGGGTGCGCGAGATGGCGCGGTACTCCAGCTCGTAGCCGGCGATGAAGATGATCGCGGCCAGGCCCATGCGCCCCACGGTCGCGGGCAGGCCGCCGGGCTCCACCAGCCCGAGCGCGGCCGGGCCGATGACCATGCCGAGCGCGATCTCGACGACCGGCAGCGGCACGGGGATCAGGCGCCTGCTCAGCGCGGACAGCGGGGGAGCGACGACGACGGCGGCGAGCACCGCGGCAAGGCCGAGAAGGGCTGAGTCCACGCCGAGAACTGTAAGGACGATCGCACGGTGCGGGCGCGCCGAGGCTGCACGGGCTCGCGTTCGTGGCGGGCGGGAGCTGGCAGGTCAGGTGCGGCGGGTGCGCAGCGGCGGCACGACGATGCCCGCGGACGCGCGGGCGCGCGGCCGCGTGAGCAGGATCCCGGCGACGCCGACGGCCAGCGGCACCGCCACCACGGCCAGCGCGACCCGGTAGTCGGTGAGGGTCGGGACGCCGTCGGGCGCGCGACGGTCGAGCACGACGCCGACGGCGAGCATGACCAGCACGGCCCCCGCGAACCCGCCCATGTTGGCCACCCCCTGCGCGGTGCCGCGGCGCGCGGGCGGGTTGAACCCGGCGGCCAGGTCGAGCCCGATGAGCGAGGCGGGCCCGCCGACCGAGATGAGGACGACGAACACGGTCAGCACCCACAGGGGGCGCGGTGTGGCGGGCACGAGCACGAGCGCCCACCCCGCCGCGGTCGTCGCGGCGACGGCCAGCACGACCCAGGTGCGGCGCAGCGGGTGGCGGGCGGTGACCTCGCCGACGACGGGTCCGGTGACGATCGACACGCCCACGCTCACGGTCAGCAGCATGCCCGCCTGCCCCGCGGTCAGGCCCTGTCCCCGGACGAGGAACGGCACCCCCCACATGAGCACGAACACGCTGACGCTCACGCCGCCGAGCAGGTGGGCGAAGAAGCCGAGCCACGTGCCGGCGCTGGTGAGGGTCGCTCCCAGCCCGGCCAGTCCCCGGCGTAGGGGCGGCTCGTCGTGCGGCCCGGGCCGCACGCCCACGGCGGCGACGACGGCCGTCAGGAGCCCGGCGACGGCGAGCGCGGCGAACGCGGGCGCCCACCCGGCGCGGCGCAGGGCGAACGCGAACGGGATCGCCGACACCACCTGCCCGAGCTGGCCGACGATCCCGGTGACCTGCGTCAGCAGCGGCACCTGTCGGCGGTCGAACCAGCCCCACACGAGGCGGACCGCCGAGATGAACACGGCGGCGTCGCCCGACCCGACCAGCACCCGCAACGCGATGGCCACCCCGACACCGGGCGCGACGGCCATCCCTGCCTGGCCGACCGCCATCGTCAGGGCGCCGAGCGTCAGGAGCCGTCGCGGGCCCCAGCGGTCCAGCGCGATCCCCATGGGGATCTGCAGGGCCGCGTACGTGGCGACCTGCACGACGACGAACAGCGACAGGACGGTCGCCTGCGCGCCGAACCTGTCGGCCGCGGCCAGCCCGGCGACACCGAAGGACGAGCGGTGAGCGACGGCGAGCACGTAGACCGCGAGTCCCGCCGCCCACACGAGCCAGGGGGTCGCGGAGGTCCGGGGGCGGGGCACGGGCCCCATGCTCCCACGGGCGCGGGTCGCAGCGACCCGCGCCGGACTCTCGCCGTCCGGACTCTCGCCGTACGGACCCGCGCCGTACGGACCCGCGCCGGGCAGGACGCCGGCGTCAGGACTCGGACAGTCCGCTCTCGGCGTCGGTGAGGTCATGCTCGCCCGGACCGGACAGGGCCGCGTCGCGGCGCAGGTCCGACGGCGTCATCCCCGTCGCCTCCTGCACGGCCCGGCGCATCGCCACGGTCGAGCCGAAGCCCGACAGGGTGGCGATCTCGGTCAGCGAGGCCGCGGCCAGGCGCGCGTCACGCAGCCGCGTGATCGCGTGCTGCGTGCGCACCTCCTGGATGCGCTGGGCGACCGTGCGGTCCTCGTCCTCGAACAGCCGCTGCAACGAGCGGCGCGAGAGCCCCAGGTGCTCGGCGACGGACGCCGAGCTCAGTTCGGGGTCGGTGTACTTGGCCGCGATGTGCCGCAGGGCGGCCAGGCGCTGCCGCCGCAGCTCCCACCCCGAGCAGCCCGCGACCGCGAGCGCGGTGATCGTGCTGGTGGCGAGCGTGCGCAGCACGTCGGCCACCTGCGCGCGCGCCAGGGGAGCGAGGCGCTCGGAGTCCTGGCGCAGCAGGTCGAGAAGGAACGCGCCCAGCGCGCAGGGCACGGCCGCGTCGGCCCGCCCGACGACGAACGGTGCGGACCGTGGCAGGGCGGACAGCCCGCTGTACTCGGCCGGCAGGTCGCACAGGACGACGCGGGCCGGTGCCTCGGAGGCGTAGGTGACGGGGCTCGTGCCCAGGACCAGCGCGCTGTCGCGGGGCCGCAGGGTCGCCGTGGCCTCGGGGTGGCGCAGGCTCACCTCGCCCTCCACGACGATGACGAGGCGAAGCGTCTCGCAGTCGGTGCCCCACATGCGGTCGGGGGTGTCGAGCAGCACGGGGCCGTGCTCGAGGTAGGTGACCTGGAGGTCGCCGAACTTCGCGCTGCGCGAGCGTGCGTGGTCGCGTTCGGCGGTGGACGTCGGTGCGGGCTGGGGGGCATGGGCGCGCCGCGAGGGCACGCCGCGGTGGCGGTGCAAGGTGCGCTGGGGGCTCGGAGACATCAGCCGGGTCCCTTCGTGAGTTGGTTTTGCTCCATCTCACGCGCAACCGGGCGCCGCCCCGCGTGGTCGTGCGTGGAACTACGCAGACCGACGCCTGCCACCCGTCGCCGCCCAGCACAGCGCGCCCCGGTCGCGGTCCGGGTGCGTCACCGGCGCCGAGCGCCAGCGCTTGTGCGCGGGTGCCCCGGCTGGTCGTATGGACCTTGTGAACCCGGCAAGACTCTCCCTGGTGTGCGGGCTGCCCGGCGCGGGCAAGACGACACGCGCACGGCAGATCGTGGAACGGGCGAGAGCCGTGTACCTGAGCCCCGACGAGTGGATCGTGCGGCTGGGCGTCAGCCTCGTCGACTACGAGTTCCGGTTCAGGCTCCAGGACTGCATGCTCGAGCAGGCCGGCGAGATCCTGCGCTGCGGCGCCAGCGTCGTCGTGGAGTTCGGCTCCTGGACCCGCGCCGAACGCGACACGATCCGGCAGGTCGCGGTCCGGGCCGGCGCCCGCACCGCCCTGCACTTCGTGGACGGCCCGCTCGACGAGCTCGCGCGCCGCGTGCGGGCCCGCGGCGGCCCCGACGCCGAGGCGCTCGCGTCGGACGTGCTGCTGGCCACGTGGCAGCAGTTCGAGCGCCCGACACCCGACGAGATCGCCCTGTACGACCGTTACGTCGGACCCGACGCCGTGTGGCGACCGGGCCGCTGACGCCCGCTCAGCGCCGTCCGCTCAGTGCCGTCCGCACAGTGCCGCCCGCTCAGTGCCGCCCGGACGCGCGGCCGCGCCGCAGCCGCCACGCGAGGGCGGCGGCGCCGCCCAGCACCGCCGTCGCCACGTACATCGCCCGGTACGACGACGCCTCCACGACGCGGCCCATCACCACCGGGCCCACCCCCGTACCGAGGTCGAGGAAGAGGAAGAACGTCCCGACCGCCACCCCCGTGCGCAACGGACCGGCCAGGCGCACCGCCTCCACCTGGAACGCCGGCACCAGCACCCCGTGCCCGAACCCCACCAGCACCCCCGCCGCCGCGACCTGCACCCCCGACCGCGCGAAACCCAGCACCACGAACGACGCGGTCAGAGCCGCCAGAGCCGGGTACACGACGACGCCGGAACCGAACCGGTCCTGGATCGGGCCCGCCGCAAGACGCGACGCCAGCACCGCGGCCGCATACACGACGAAGAACGCCCCCGCCGCCGCCGGCGCACCCACGGACTGCGCCAGGGGATAGGTGAACGTCAGCACGACCGACGCGGCAACACCCAGCAGCAGGACGGGAACACCGATGCTCGCCACACGCGGCTCCACGATCCCCGCATCCCGCCACGACCCGCCGGCGACGACCCCCCGCGGCTCACGAGACACGACCGCACGCGGCGCCGTCACGGCCAGCGCCGCCCCGAACGCCCCCGCCGCGACCACGGCCGCCCCCGCGAACAACCAGTCGTACCCGAACCGGTCGACCACCAGGAACGCCGCAGGCGGCCCCGCCGCCGACGCCAGGGGCAACCCGAGAGTGAAATAGCCCGTCCCCTCGGCCCGGCGAGCCTCCGGAAGCAGAAGCTGCGCCGCGGTGTTCGTCGCCGTCGTCGCAACCCCGAACGCGAACCCGTGCACCGCACGCACCGCCAGCAACGCGCCCAGCGAGTCGGACACCAGATACGCCGCCCCCGCCGCCGCGAACACCCCCAGCGACACCACCAGCACCCGGCGCGGGCCGAACACGTCCACGACCCGCCCCGCCCCGAACCGCGCCACCAACGCCGCCACCACGAACACCGACGCCGCCAGCCCGGCCGCCGCCCCGCCCGCACCCAGCACGTCCGCCGCGAACACCGCCATGAGCGCCATGAACGTGTAGAAGACGGCCATCACCGCCGTGTTCACCACCGTCACGAGCACGAACTGCCCCGACCACACCACCGGTCCCCGCGAGTCACGCTCCGGCGTCGGCATGCGCCGATGCTACCCAGCCGGCCACCGGCAGCCCGCGACCACCACCCCTCAGCAGTCCGAACCGCGCCGCCGCCCCGCGACCCGCACCACGGCACCCCCCGCGACGACCAGCCCACCCGCCACAGCAAGCATCACCGCCACATCGGCACCGGTCCGCGGCAGGAACCTGCCCACCGGGGACACCCCGGACGGCGCGGAACCCACCACCAGCAGCAAGGCCCCGTCGTGGTCGTCCTCGTCGTTGTCATAGTCGCGCACCCCGTCGTCCGGGCTCATCGACGTGTTCGACTCACCGATCTCGTTGTCCTCCCACGAGTGGTACACGAGCGCCGAACCCTCCACCGCACCATTGACACGGTCAGGGGTCGAGTCGACGTCCGCGACCGCCCCCCAGGTGCCCACGACCCCGTCGAACCGGTCCCCGAGCAGAGGCTGCGCCGCCCACCCCGCGGCCACGACACCCGAGTCCGGAACGGACATGACGTCGCCGGAAGACGACCCGGCGCTCGCGGTCTCGGCCTGGGCCGGGACCCAGCCGCTGAACTTCGAGATCTCGGCGAAGCTCGGCACGACGGCGCTGTCGGCGCCCGTGGCGAGGGCCTGCGGCGTGACGCGCAGCGTGTGGTGGACCTCGTACTCCTCGTGGGGGGCCAGGACGATGCCGGCGTCTTCGAGCGACAGGTGCCACAGCCCGTCAGTACCCAGCTGCCAGCCGTCGTTGTCGTGCCCCGGGACGGTGTTCATGTACTGCGTGGCGGCGTGGTCGAGGCCGTCGCCGAAGTAGCTGACGATCTCGTCGACGCGAGCCGTGCGGTTGCCCTGGTTGAACAGGTGGATGTCGTGCACCACGAGGTCGCCCACCTGGATGTCGACGTCGTCGCGGTCGAAGGTGACGTGCGGGACCACGAAGTCGGGGCCCGGGTGCGTCGTCGGGGCCATGCGCTCGAAGATCAGCGTGCCGTCGCGCCAGATCTCCGACACCCAGGTGCGCAGCGCCAGGTCGTACACGGCGTGCGACCGCGTCCTCGCCGCCTTGGGGTAGGCGACGACGTCGTAGAGCCACCGGCCGTCGGTGTCGGGGTCGGCCGTCGGGAGCATGACGAGGAACGGGTCGACGGTGTCGAGCCCCGCCGGGGCGACCTCGCGCACCCGGTACAGCCCCACCGCGAGGTTGCGGAACACGACCTCGCCGGTGCCGTCCGTGACGGCCTGCGCCACCTGCTCTGCGGCGACGGAGGCGGTGTCGGTGCCGAGAAGGTCCCGTGCGGCGTCCCGGCCCTCGGGGGTGGTCAGGTCCAGCCCGGGCACACGCTCGACGACGAGGGTGAGCCCGGCGCCGGGCGTGCCCGACGGTGAGCCGGTGGCGTCGAGCCCGGAGGCGCGCACCGTCAGGGTGCAGGAGCGGTCGGGGTCGACCGCCGCGGCTGCCGCGGGGACGTCGAGCAGCAGCGCGACGACCGCGACGAGCGCGACGATCCAGGGAGTGAGGTGCTTCCTCACAGGTGCCTCCCGTGGTAGTTGGGTGTGGTCGTGCGTCGGGTGGGCCACAGGGCCAGCGCCATCACGCCGGCGCTTCCGCCGCCGGTGATCGCGGCCCACCACGGGAAGCCCGGGTGGGCGCCGGCCGTGTGCGCGAGCGCACGGCCGGGGTCGGGTGCCGGGTCGGCGGTGCGCTCGCCGCGCACCAGGAGCCGGTGGGTGTTGACGTAGGTCGGGAAGCATGTCGTGAGGGTCACCAGGTCCTTGCCCTCCTCGATGCCGATGAGGTCGGTGGACTCGGTCGCCCTGACCGGGGTGATCGCGACGACCTCGTAGGCGAGCTGACGGCCCATGACCGCGATCGTGAACACGTCGCCGATCTCGACCTGGGAGAGCCGGTTGAAGAGCGTCGCCCTGTTCCACCCCGAGTGCGCCGCGATCACCGCGTGCGACGACGGACCGCCCACGGGCAGCGACGTCCCGTACAGGTGGCCGGCGCTGGTCTCCAGCGCCGCGGGAGAGGTTCCGTGCACGACGGGCACGCGGGTGCCGATCGACCCGACGGCGACGTCGGCCATGAGCGGCGTGCCGTCCACGGAGAGCAGCTCCTGGTACCGGCGGTACTCGGGTGTGGTCTCGTCCGCGGCGCCGAGCTCGTGCAGCTCGTGGCCCAGGGTGCCCGCCCCGCCCGCAGCGAGCCACGCGTTGTACCGCTGGGCGGCGGCGAGCTGGGCATCCTGCCGCGCCGACGGCGTCGCCGCCTGGGCAATGGTGAACTCGGCGGTGCGGTGGGCGGCGCCACGGTCGTTGAACCAGGCGAGCGCCGGGTTCCACTGCCAGACGGCGAGGGCGGCGAGCACCGCGACGGCGACGGCGACCCGGCCGGCCAGAGCCTTCCGGCCCGCTGGGGTGCGCGGAGTGCGGTGCTGCGCCATCGTCGTTCCTTCCTCGTGCCTTGTCCGGGTCTTCGGTGGTGGGTGCGGCCCCGGGAGTGACGATCTCGGGGCCGCACCGGTCCGCTGCGTGGCGTCAGCCGTGAGCGCGCCGCGAGCGGACGAGCCAGGCGGCACCGCCGGCCACGACCATGAGCGCGAGGACGGGCAGGACGGCGCGGCTGCCGCCGATCGTGGGCAGCGCGAACGGCGGCGTCGGAGCGTTCTCGACGGTCAGCGCGTAGACGCCGTCGCGGAAGGTCTCGGCCAGGACCGGGACGGGAGTCGCGTCCAGGACGTGGCCCTGCGGGGGACTGGTCTCGACGATCCAGTACTGCAGGTCGTCGATCGGGCCGTTGTCGGCGAAGTCGTCGTACCGGACGAGGAACTCGGCGACACCGTCAGTCCCCGTCGTTCCCGACGCGACCCGGTACGCGGACCTCGCGTGGGTGTCGCCGGTGTACAGGTCGAACGTGGCTCCCTCCAGGAGGGACCCGTCGGCCGAGCTGACCTTGGTGACGCGCAGCGTCGCCCACTTGGTCAGGACCTCGTTCGACGCGCCTTCGAGCACGTCGGCGTTGGCGAGCGTGAACGCATAGTGCGCCACGTTGTCGATCACCCCGTGGGCGTTCGCGCTGACCGAGATCCGCACGCCGACGCGCGCCTGGGCGGCGAGCGTCGCGGCGTCGAAGGTCACGGAGATCGCGCCGTCGGGGGAGTGCGTGACGGTGCCCTGCCAGTCGGTCTCGGCCAGAGCGCCGCCGTCGGTCGCCTGCGTCAGCAGGTGCGTGACCTTGCCGAACGTGAGCCGCTCGTCGAGCGTGTCCGAGATCGTCAGCGACTGCGCGCCCTCTGGAACGTCGGCGACGAGGTCGTAGGTGAACTCCTCGCCGCCGCTGAAGGTCGCCGAGTCCTTGACGGTCTTCGTGAGCCAGTCGACGTGGTTCTTCGGGTAGACGTGCACGGTGTACTCCCACGTCGCGGGATGCTCAGGGTGCGCGATCGGGAGCGTGACGAGGAACGGCGGGCCGAGGTGGGCGTTCGAGGGGCCGCTCACCTCGGTCACGAGATAGAGCCCCACGGGGATGCCCTCGATCCGCACCGTGCCGGAGGGCCCGGTGGTGAAGGGCGCCGTCGTGCTGAAGGCCTCCAGGGTGGAGCGTCCGCCGTCGGTGAGGACGTCGCGGATGTCCGCGGCGGCGTCCAGCCCTTCGATCCCGCCGGCGTAGGCGGCCGCCTTCGCCCATCCCTGCTCGGTGTGCAGGTCGACGTCGGGCACGCGCTCGAGCGTGAACGTGACGCCGCCGATCCCGACGCTCGGGACCTCGCTGAGAGCCTGTCCCTTCCCCGCGTCACCGGCGCTGCCGCGTTCTGCGAGCTTGGTGATGACCAGCGTTCCGGTGGCGGGACCGCCGACGACGGGGCCGGCGTGTGCGGGCAGGGGGATCGCGGCGAGGGCGAGCGCTGCCGCGAGAAGGGCGGCGATCCGCCCGCGAGGACGTCGGTTCATTGCAGTTCCTTCGGGTGTCTCGGATCCCCGGCAGGCGAGGAGGTGCGTTCGTGGTCGTTCTTCAGCGGACGCGGTGGGTCGTCTTGCGTCGCAAGCCGACGGCGAGGAAGGCCGTCAGCGCCGCGGCGACGGCGAGCGCGACGGGCCCGACGGCCGAAGGCGCTCCGCCGACGGCGGGCAGGACGATGCCGTCCGCGGGCGGGGATGACTCGCAGGTGCCGGCCGGGCCGTCCGTCTCGACGCAGGACGGCGCAGGGGCGACGGGAACGGAGGCGTCGTCGGAGTCGGAGTACGGTGCGCCACCGAACGTGGTCGTGACGGTGGCGGTGTTGACGAACGTCCCCGACGATGTGCCCGCGGCCGTGGCGGCCTCCTCCTGTCTGATCCGGTGGGTGGCGTAGAGCGTCACGGTGTCGCGGCCGCCTCCCGGCACCCCGAGCGAGTCGATCGTCGCCTCGTATCCGATCTGGGCGTCGGTGACGACGAGATCGGTCAGCTCGGTGTCGCCCGTGTTCGACACCGTGAAGCGATAGCAGACGACGTCGTCGACGTCGTAGGTGCGCGCCCCGGGCTCTTGGGCGGCCGCCGGAGCGCTCGGGGCGGAGCCGGCGCTGCACGCGTCTGCCGGGACGTCGAGCGCGTCCTTGTCGATGCGGACGCCCGGGTGGGCGGGCACGAGCGTGGAGATCTCGAGGGTCCGGATGAGGTGCACGTCGGTGAAGTCGCCGGTCGACCCTGCGAAGCCGAACTTGAACGTCTTCGGCATCGGCTGCGTCATGTGGTGCGTGAGCACGTGGTCGTCCTCGGTGAGCGTGCCGTCGGGCTCGAACTCGACGTAGACCTTCACCGTCGGGCCCGTGCCCGGGCGTGGTTCGAGGGTCACGCGGACCTGGCGCCGGGCGTCCCCCGGGTCCGTGGCCTCTGGGTTGCCCATGAGCTTGGGGAGGAAGCTGCGAGGCGTTTCCACGCCGGGGACCTTCTCGACGGTCGACGCGAGGTACGGGTAGCCGCTGAACCCGTTGCCCGGACCGCGTAGCGTGATGGTGTTGGGGACGTTGTCGCCCCAGGATGCTCCGGCCGGCGACTGGCTGTCCACGAGCGCGCACTCGTCGGTGGCCGTGCGCGAACCACCGCGGCACTCGGTCGCGTCC from Xylanimonas allomyrinae carries:
- a CDS encoding class C sortase, whose product is MAQHRTPRTPAGRKALAGRVAVAVAVLAALAVWQWNPALAWFNDRGAAHRTAEFTIAQAATPSARQDAQLAAAQRYNAWLAAGGAGTLGHELHELGAADETTPEYRRYQELLSVDGTPLMADVAVGSIGTRVPVVHGTSPAALETSAGHLYGTSLPVGGPSSHAVIAAHSGWNRATLFNRLSQVEIGDVFTIAVMGRQLAYEVVAITPVRATESTDLIGIEEGKDLVTLTTCFPTYVNTHRLLVRGERTADPAPDPGRALAHTAGAHPGFPWWAAITGGGSAGVMALALWPTRRTTTPNYHGRHL
- a CDS encoding DUF7507 domain-containing protein, producing MRLRKAIAGIAVVAAGVTVGLEITARPALADGADHAPSTPAVLLREDFRGPTLHNDFDLLDHAGLTNAPDGTPEAPKLGKDLKTSAGDAIPVDERVLQGSARRGAPPRSADPADRNGYLQLTDNNHDKVGGVVYDKPLRTEGGLDITFEMYQYHTTTPEGAAVRKHASAHPADGIGFFIVDGSATLTKAGAYGGSLGYAQKYDEWASGEARWKEGVAGGYLGIGFDVLGNFIQDATECRGGSRTATDECALVDSQSPAGASWGDNVPNTITLRGPGNGFSGYPYLASTVEKVPGVETPRSFLPKLMGNPEATDPGDARRQVRVTLEPRPGTGPTVKVYVEFEPDGTLTEDDHVLTHHMTQPMPKTFKFGFAGSTGDFTDVHLIRTLEISTLVPAHPGVRIDKDALDVPADACSAGSAPSAPAAAQEPGARTYDVDDVVCYRFTVSNTGDTELTDLVVTDAQIGYEATIDSLGVPGGGRDTVTLYATHRIRQEEAATAAGTSSGTFVNTATVTTTFGGAPYSDSDDASVPVAPAPSCVETDGPAGTCESSPPADGIVLPAVGGAPSAVGPVALAVAAALTAFLAVGLRRKTTHRVR
- a CDS encoding SpaH/EbpB family LPXTG-anchored major pilin, whose amino-acid sequence is MNRRPRGRIAALLAAALALAAIPLPAHAGPVVGGPATGTLVITKLAERGSAGDAGKGQALSEVPSVGIGGVTFTLERVPDVDLHTEQGWAKAAAYAGGIEGLDAAADIRDVLTDGGRSTLEAFSTTAPFTTGPSGTVRIEGIPVGLYLVTEVSGPSNAHLGPPFLVTLPIAHPEHPATWEYTVHVYPKNHVDWLTKTVKDSATFSGGEEFTYDLVADVPEGAQSLTISDTLDERLTFGKVTHLLTQATDGGALAETDWQGTVTHSPDGAISVTFDAATLAAQARVGVRISVSANAHGVIDNVAHYAFTLANADVLEGASNEVLTKWATLRVTKVSSADGSLLEGATFDLYTGDTHARSAYRVASGTTGTDGVAEFLVRYDDFADNGPIDDLQYWIVETSPPQGHVLDATPVPVLAETFRDGVYALTVENAPTPPFALPTIGGSRAVLPVLALMVVAGGAAWLVRSRRAHG
- a CDS encoding SpaA isopeptide-forming pilin-related protein, with the translated sequence MRKHLTPWIVALVAVVALLLDVPAAAAAVDPDRSCTLTVRASGLDATGSPSGTPGAGLTLVVERVPGLDLTTPEGRDAARDLLGTDTASVAAEQVAQAVTDGTGEVVFRNLAVGLYRVREVAPAGLDTVDPFLVMLPTADPDTDGRWLYDVVAYPKAARTRSHAVYDLALRTWVSEIWRDGTLIFERMAPTTHPGPDFVVPHVTFDRDDVDIQVGDLVVHDIHLFNQGNRTARVDEIVSYFGDGLDHAATQYMNTVPGHDNDGWQLGTDGLWHLSLEDAGIVLAPHEEYEVHHTLRVTPQALATGADSAVVPSFAEISKFSGWVPAQAETASAGSSSGDVMSVPDSGVVAAGWAAQPLLGDRFDGVVGTWGAVADVDSTPDRVNGAVEGSALVYHSWEDNEIGESNTSMSPDDGVRDYDNDEDDHDGALLLVVGSAPSGVSPVGRFLPRTGADVAVMLAVAGGLVVAGGAVVRVAGRRRGSDC